The Deinococcota bacterium region CTGGCCGAGTCCTGGGAGGTCGAAGGCGACGGCACGGTCTACACCTTCCATCTGCGCGAGGGCGTCCTCTGGCACGACGGCGAGCCCTTCACGAGCGAAGACGTGGTTTTCACCTACGAGCAGGTCATCATGAACCCCGAGGCCCGCGCGGGCGACGCGGCGCAGTTCGTCTATAACGTTGACGGCGAGGAACAGCGCGTCACGGTCGAGGCCGTGGACGACATGACGGTGCGCTTCACCCTGCCCGCCCCCTCGGCGGCCTTCCTGATCCAGCAGCGCTTTTTCATGATGCCCAAGCACAAGCTGCTCGAGTTCAGCCAGGAGGGCGGCGCCGACGCCGCCGCGATCAATAACGCCTGGCCCACCGACAGCGACCCGCGCGAGGTCGTCGGCACCGGCCCCTTTAAGATGGCGGGCTACACCGCCGGTCAGCTCGTCAGCCTCGAGAAGAACCCCGACTATTGGAAAGAGGACAGCGAGGGCAACGCCCTGCCCTATGTGGACCGGCTCGAGCTGCTCATCGTGCGCGGCGGCGAGGCGCAAGTCGCGCAATTTTTAGCGGGCAACTTAGACGTCTTAAACATCTCCGGCGCGCAGTTTCCCGATCTCAAGTCGCGCGAGCTGGCGGGCGCCGACTTCCACGTGGTCGAGAGCGAGGCGCTCTTCGGCTCGCCGCCGCATCTGGCCTTCAACTTCGACGCCGCCAACCCCGCCCTGGCCGAGGTCTTCGCGGACGTCCAGTTTCGGCGCGCGATGGAGTACGCCGTCGATCGCATGCGCATCATCGACGATGTCTACAATGGCCTGGCGACCCTGCCCGGCACGCCGACGGCGCCCGCCAACACCGCCTTCTACCGCGACACCACCGGCATGATGCGGATGTTCGACTTAGACGCCGCCGCGGCCGCCCTGGACGAACTCGGCCTGACCGACGAAGGCGGCGACGGGGTGCGCAACCTGGACGGCCAGCCGCTCGAGTTCACCCTCACCTACAACGTCGACTCGCCGGTCTTCACCGACATCGCCACCATCTTGCAAAACGACTTTTCGCAAATAGGCGTGCGGGTCAACCTCCAGGGCGTCCAGGGCAGCGCTCTGGTGCCGAC contains the following coding sequences:
- a CDS encoding ABC transporter substrate-binding protein; the protein is MKIRFFSLALALLALALSSAFAPPKAMPDYSALGVGPGEPGGTLTMSLGDAPPSFFYYAVIDANLQTLAQQVFDSLLEFDLETYELEPGLAESWEVEGDGTVYTFHLREGVLWHDGEPFTSEDVVFTYEQVIMNPEARAGDAAQFVYNVDGEEQRVTVEAVDDMTVRFTLPAPSAAFLIQQRFFMMPKHKLLEFSQEGGADAAAINNAWPTDSDPREVVGTGPFKMAGYTAGQLVSLEKNPDYWKEDSEGNALPYVDRLELLIVRGGEAQVAQFLAGNLDVLNISGAQFPDLKSRELAGADFHVVESEALFGSPPHLAFNFDAANPALAEVFADVQFRRAMEYAVDRMRIIDDVYNGLATLPGTPTAPANTAFYRDTTGMMRMFDLDAAAAALDELGLTDEGGDGVRNLDGQPLEFTLTYNVDSPVFTDIATILQNDFSQIGVRVNLQGVQGSALVPTALAGDFEAIIVAFGNQPDPELRTPIWQPGGALYYWHRATQPAAEGSEPNMAAMADWERRIWEIFDEGARLNDQERRAELYGEWQELNAEYLPVIMIAKPANIAAAYNRVGNFVYSLGVIPGYNPVVLYTVNE